Below is a genomic region from Catenuloplanes atrovinosus.
CCTCGGCAGCACCGTGATCATCTACCTGGCCGCGCTGCAGAACGTGCCGCGGGACCTGCACGAGGCGGCGGCGATGGACGGCGCGTCCGCGTGGGCGCGGTTCCGCGCGGTAACCGTGCCGTCGATCAGCGGCGCGCTGTTCTTCACGCTGATCATCAACACGATCGGCGGGCTGCAGACGTTCGACGAGGTCTACACCGCGTTCTACGGCAGCGCCAATCAGCAGACGTACGGCAGCGACGCCGCGCTGTTCTACGTCGTCTACCTGTTCCAGCAGGCGTTCCGGTTCCTTCATGTGGGGTACGCGTCCGCGCTCGCCTGGCTGCTCTTCCTGATCATCGTGGCGATCACGCTCGTCCAGGTGCGGCTGAGCCGCCGCTTCGTCTACTACGAGAGCGAGTGATGTCGGTGAAGGCACGTCGCTGGCTGATCTGGATCGGGCTCGCCGTGGCGGCCGTCGTGTTCACATACCCGTTCGCCTGGCTGGTCAGCGCGTCGCTGAAACCGCGGGCGGACGTGTTCGACAACGCGCTGATCCCGCGCGAGTGGGCGCCGGAGAACTACGTGACCATCTGGAGCGCCGCGCCGGTGCTCACCTGGCTCACGAACAGCGTCGTGGTGGCGCTGGCCGCCGCCACCACGGTGACGATCTCCAGCGCGATCGTGGCATTCGGCTTCGCGTACTTCCGCTTCCCCGGCCGCAATGCACTGTTCGGGCTGGTGGTCGGCACCATGATGCTGCCCGGCGCGGTCACGATGATCCCGACGTACCTGATCTGGAACGAACTCGGCCTGGCCGCCACGCAGGTGCCGCTCTGGGCGCAGAACCTGTTCGGCAGCGCGTTTTACATCTTTCTGATCCGGCAGTTCTTCCTCGGCGTGCCGCGCGAGCTGTTCGAGGCCGCCCGCGTCGACGGCGCCGGCTACTGGCGGCTGTTCTGGCGGATCGCGGTGCCGCTCTGCCGTCCCGCACTGATCGTGGCGTTCGTGTTCGAGCTGCGGGCGAGCTGGTCCGACCTGCTGCGGCCACTGATCTATCTGCGCGACCCGGCACTGTTCACCATGCCACGCGGCATGAAGGCGATCCTCGACCAGTTCGGCCAGGCGGGGGAGTCACGCTGGGAGGTGGTGCTGGCCGGCGCGGTGATCACCACGATTCCGATGATCGTGGCCTTCCTGCTCTGCCAGCGATATTTCCTGGAGGGCGTCGCGACCCAGGGCCGAAAGGGCTAGCTTTCGGCACGACTCGTTCACAGGCCGGGTCTCCCCGCGGCTCGCGCTTCTTTCCGCGTGACCTGTTCGCCGCGGTGGGGAGGGGTTGCTGGCCCGGCCATCTCCGTTCACGGTCGCGCTTGCTTGCCGTGGGGCTCGTCCTGCCGGGAGCGGTGGAGTTCGGGCGCTCCGTTCACGGTCGCGCTTGCTTGCCGTGGGGCTCGTCCTGCCGGAGGCGCTGAAGTTCGGGCGCTCCGTTCACGGTCGCGCTTGCTTGCCGCGGGGCTCGTCCTGCCGGAGGCGCTGAAGTTCGGGCGCTCCGTTCACGGTCGCGCTTGCTTGCCGCGGGGCTCGTCCTGCCGGAGGCGCTGAAGTTCGGGCGCTCCGTTCACGGTCGCGCTCGCTTGCCGCGGGGCTCGTCCTGCCGGAGGCGCTGAAGTTCGGGCGCTCCGTTCACGGTCGCGCTCGCTTGCCGCGGGGCTCGTCCTGCCGGAAGCGCTGAAGTTCGGGCGCCCTGCGCCCGAAATTTCGGCATATTGAGGACGGTATCGATCATCCATCGTGACTTTGTGAGCCTCAGGCACGTAATTCGCGCGGAATTACGTGCCTGAGGCTCACAAAGTGAGTGGTCACGGGAGTAGGAAAGATCGCGAGTCCTGGACCGCCGGCCTCCGGCTGCTCAGCCGGACTTGGCGGCCCCGGTAGCCGCAGCGGGCGCCCCGCCGCGAGGGTGCCGCGCGGCGAGGGTGCCGCGCTGCGAGGGTGCCGCGCCGTTCGTGACGTGAGCGGCGTCGAGGTCGCGTAGGTTCGGTCCGGCCACGCCGGGACCGGCTCCGTCGCCGCGAGCGGAGCGGAGCGCCAGCGGAGTCGGAGCTCGCGGCGAGGTTTGCCCGCGGGAGCATGCGGAGCTGAACCAGGCCGGGAGCGGGAAGATCGGTTCTGGGCTGGTTCGTGGGACCGCGTAGTGCCGCGACCATGCGGATCTGGACCGGGCCGGGAGCCGAAAGGTCGGGTCGACGGCAAGCCGCGCCGGCGGGCGGAGCGGCCGGCCGCCGAACGGTCCGGGGATGGGTCAGCGGGTGCCGGGGACCGTGGCGGCGGAGCGCGGTGTGGGCGGTGATCCGGACGTGGCGGGCCAGGGCGGGAACTCGACGCGGGCCCGGCCGGAGCGGTCGGTGGCGGCGGGGCGGTCAGCGTGGTGGCGGCCACGACCGCCACCACGACCGATGGCATCGACATGCCTGAATGATGGCTATTTCTCCGCGGCGGGCGCGAGTGCGGCGGTGGGGACGGGCGCGACCGGCTCGGTCAGGACGGTGACGGACGTGCCCTTGGCGCGGCGGCGGGCGAGCAGCCAGCGGGACAGCTCCATCAGCACGGTGAGCGTGATCGCGGTGCCCAGCGCGAAGGCCACGCCGGCCAGCCTGTTCTCCTCGAAGGCGGCGCCGCCGAGGAAACCGATCATGCCGCAGTAGATCGCCCATGAGCCGGCCGCGATGGCGTCGAAGAGGGCGAATCGGGCGCGCGGGTAGCCGCACGCGCCCATGGTGAGCGTGGCCGCGGTGCGACCACCGGGAATGTAGCGTGCCACCACCAGCAGCAGTCCGCCGCGCTTGTTCAGCGCGGCGGAGGCCCAGTCGAACGCGGCCCGGCGGCGGCCGGTGGGCGGTATTCGCCGGGCCAGGCCGGTGGACCGGCCGATCTGGTAGGAGATGTGGTCGCCGCAGAACGCGCCCACCGCGGCGACCACGATGACCAGCGCCAGGTTCGGCTCACCGGAGATCGCGAAGACGCCGGCGGTGATCACCATGGTCTCCGACGGCACGGCGGGGAAGAACGCGTCCAGCACCGCCAGCGCGAACAGGGCCAGGTAGACCCACGGCGACGTGACCGCGGACTCCAGCAGCTCGATCATGTCCTCGAACCTATTGACGGACGGGGTGCGTGACATCCCGCGAAAGTAAGATCTGACCCGGAGATTGCCTCAGGGATGTGTACAGGGGGTGAAGTCCGGCGGGCCGTCAAGGATCGCACGGGCGCGTTCCCTGGCCAGGTTGAGGTCCTGCCACCCGTCCGGGTGATCGGCCAGCCGCTCCGCCAGGTCGGACAGCAGGCAGCCGCGCAGTCCGGCCGGGGCCTTGGCCAGCTCCGGCACCGCGTCCGCGGAGAGCCGCCGCAGATAGTAGGTGTCGATCCGGTCCTGGGCCAGGTTGTGCCTCGCGATCAGCGCGTCCGGGTTCACCGCGACCAGCGCGAGCAGCGCCAGCGCGGCGGTGCCGAGCACGGCGCGGGGCAGCCACCGGGCGCGCAGCCGGACGCCCGCGGCCAGCACCATCAGGAAGACCGCGCCCAGCCAGAGTTCGCACGCGAAGACCAGCACGCGCAGCCGGGTCAGGCCGTAGACGTCCGCGTACAGCCACATCCGGGACAGCGCGGACGCCACGATCAGCAGCGTCAGGCCGGCGAGCACGCCGAGCAGGACCCGGACCACGGTACGGTCGGCCCGCGACGCGCGCGGCGCGGTGAGCACGGCCACGCCCAGCACCAGCAGCGTCAGGCCGGTCACCACCAGCAGCTGCCAGAAGCCGGACCGGGCGTACTCCGCGTAGGTCAGCCCGGCCGTGGCCAGCACGTGCCCGGCGCCGCCGAACAGCACCGCGGCCTGCACCAGCACGAACGCGCCGAACAGCAGGTCCAGCGCGACGAGCGGGACCAGCCATTCGGTACGGCGGACCGGCCGGCGCACCGGCTCGTCCAGGTCCCCGGTGGCGGGCGGCGCGGTGCGCAGGAACGCGGGCGCGCCGATCAGCAGCACGAGCACCGGGAACAGCACCAGTAGCCGGGACATGACGGTGCCGTCCGGCGCCGGCAGGGACGCGCTGACCAGCTCCGCGAACGCGGCGTCCGCGGACGCGAACAGCGCGCCGAACACGATCACCAGGATCACGGTGACCAGGATCGGCAGCGCCAGCCGCGGTCCCTCGGGGCCGCGCCGGCGCAGACCGCGGGCGCCGCGGGCCAGCCAGGGCACCGCGCGGACCGCGGCGGCCGGCATGATGCCCGCGACGTAGGACAGCGCCCGGACCGAGTGGCCGCCGGCGATCGCGAGCAGCGCGGTGAGTGCCGCGGTCGCCACGCAGAGCGCGAACAGCCAGCCGGCGGCGCGGATCGTGCCGGCGCCGAGCAGCAGCACCGTGACGGCGGCCCAGAGGTACCGGTCGGTGCGGCGGGGGGTGGGCGTGTCCCGGGGCGTGACGCGCGCGGGCGGCATGGTGGAGCGCACCCGGGCGCGGCCGGCGACCAGCAGCGCGGCTGCCGCGGCCAGCGCGGTGAGCAGCCAGCCGAGGCCGGGGCGGGCGGGGTTGAGGACGGCGGCGCCGATCGCGGCGGCCGCGATCACGGCGACGAACGCGACGGGCGCGGCGCCGGTGCCCGGGCCGGGCCAGCGATCGGGGAACGACGAGGGCCAGGGGCCGTGCAGCGGCGGTCCGGCGTACGGCCGCGGCGGGAACGGCTGCGGCGGGAACGGCTGCGGCCGAGGGGCGGCGGGCGATGCGCTGGTCATGGTGAGAGCTCCTGGGTGACGGTGTGCGGGCGCGCGCCATCGCCCGTCCGGGCCGGGTGCGCGCGGACGGTGCAGACGCGGCTTCTACTGAGGTGACGTGTTCGGGGCGGCCGTACGTACCGCTGGATGATCGTGGTTTTTCACGCGGTCCCGGCGGGCAGCCGGACCTGGACGTGCGCGCCGGTCATCGTGTCGCCCGGGCCCGGGTCGACGACCGCGATGCCGCCGTGGTGCAACTGCACCACCCAGCGGGCGATCGCCAACCCGAGCCCGGTCCCCCCACCGGTCGCCCGCTCGCCGCGGGTGAAGCGCTCGAAGACCCGCTCGCGCTCCTCGACCGGGATGCCGCTGCCCTGGTCGGCGACGGAGAAGAGGATGTCGTCGCCGTCCCGGGCGGCGCGGAGCCGGATGGTGCCGCCCGGCGGGCTGTGCCGGGCCGCGTTGTCCAGCAGGTTCGCGAAGAGCTGGTGCAGGCGCCCGGGGTCGCCGTCCAGCGTCAGCCCGTCCTCGGTCTCGAACGAGATCGGCACCGACGGGCTGTTCACCCGCGCCTCCGCGACCACGTCCGCGAGGAAGTCGCCGAGCGCGATCTCGGTGCGCTTCATCGGCACGATGCCGGCGTCCAGGCGGGACAGGTCGAGCAGCTCCGCGACCAGCGTGCCGAGGCGTTCGGTCTGCGCGAGCGCGGTGCGCATGGTCTCCGGCTCCGGCTCGGCGACGCCGTCGACGATGTTCTCCAGCACGCCGCGCAGCGCGGTGATCGGCGTGCGCAGTTCGTGCGAGACGTTCGCGATCAGCTCGCGGCGCTGCCGGTCGGCGGCGGCCAGGTCCGCGGCCATCACGTTGAACGCGGCGGCCAGCTCGCCGACCTCGTCACGGGAGTTCGTGTGGACGCGCCGGGTGTAGTCACCGCGCGCCATGTGCCGGGCCGCGTCGGTCATCTCGCGCAGCGGAACGGTCGCGCCGTGCGCCGCGATCTGCAGCGTGAGCAGCGCCAGCGCGACCGCGGACGCGATGAACGCCACGTTCAGCGGGATCCATTCGAGCGAGTACCAGAGCACCAGCAGGCCGACGCCGCCGGCCAGGCCGAGCGCCAGGGACAGCTTCGCCTTGATCGAGCGGACCGGGTCGAGCGGGCGGGGGAGGCGGCCGAGCACCTTCTCCACCGCGTCCATCAGCGGGCCGACCGGCGGGCGGGCGCGCACCCAGCCGCCGGCGCGGTAGACGCGGTCCAGCAGCATCGAGCCGAACCGGACGATCCACGGCAGGTCGTGCGCCGGCCGGCCGCGCAGCAGGCTCACCGGCCGACCTCGAGGGCATAACCCACGCCGTGCACGGTACGGATCAGGTCGGCGCCCAGCTTGCGGCGCAGGCCCTTGATGTGGCTGTCCACGGTGCGGGTGCCGGACGCGTCGGCCCAGCCCCAGACGTCCGCCAGCAGCCGCTCCCGGGGCAGCACCGCGCGCGGGCGCGCGGCCAGGTGCACCAGCAGGTCGAACTCGGTCGGCGTCAGGTGTGCCTCCACGCCGCCGCGGGTCACCCGCCGCTCGGCCCGGTTGATCTCCAGGTCGCCGAGCACGATCGGCGGCTCGCCGGCCGCGGCCTTGGTCATCCGGCGCAGCAGCGCGTGCACCCGCGCGGTCAGCTCGCGCATGGAGAACGGCTTGGTCAGGTAGTCGTCCGCACCGACCGCCAGCCCGACCAGCAGGTCCGTCTCGTCGTCGCGGGCGGTCAGCATCAGCACCGGCACCGGCCGCTCGGCCTGCAGCCGGCGGCACACCTCCAGGCCGTCGAAGCCGGGCAGCATCAGGTCCAGCACCACCGCGTCCGGGCGGATCCGGCGCGCGGCCTCGACCGCGCCCGGGCCGTCGGCGGCGCAGTGCACCTGGAAGCCCTCGGCGCGCAGCCGGGCGGCGACCGCGTCCGCGATGGTGCGCTCGTCCTCGACGACCAGGATCGTCCGTTGTGCGGTCATGTGTCCCCTCCTCGCAGTCCCCGTGAGGGTGACTCTAGGGACCGATCGTGCAGGCCGGACGCGGGACTTGTGAACGAACTGTGCAGAAAGCCGCGGGCGCTCCACAGTGGAAATCGGTTGACCCGCGGCGCGCCCGGCGTCCAGGGTGACGTGGATCTCTATCGTCCCACCGGAGGTGACGCAGTGTCAGACGCCGACGACGCTGCCGTCCGCACGTTCGTGCGCGACGGCCGGCTCACCGCCATGCCCGGCAAGCTGAGCCGCCGCCGCGCCGTGCTGGACCACCTCGCGCGCGCGTCGTTCGCGCCCGGCCGCCGGTATCGGGAACCCGAGATCAACGACATCCTCCGTGCCTGGTGCGACGGGGTGCCGGGGGTGGACCACGTGGCGATCCGGCGATACCTCATCGATCTGGACATCCTGGCCCGCGAGGACGGTCTCTACTGGCGCGCCTACGAGGCGTGATTAGCACAACTGTGCGATAGTCTTCCCGTTCGTGCGCGTGTGACGCCCCGCAATCCGCGGCATGGAGCGACGGACTCGTCGGACCCTGCGGTTAGGCTCGCGGGGTCGAGTTACGGCGCCCACCCAGCACAAGCGCGAGGATCTGGAGTCAAGAACCGGTGACTGCACAGCCCGAGACCCTGTACGGGGCAGCCGACCTCACCCACCTCGAGGGGCTGGACGCGGTCCGCAAGCGCCCCGGCATGTACATCGGGTCCACCGACAGCCGTGGCGTGAACCACCTGTTCAACGAGATCGTCGACAACTCCACGGACGAGGGCGTGGCCGGGTTCGCCACCCGCGTCAAGGTGACGCTGCACGAGGACGGCTCCGTGCAGGTCGACGACGACGGGCGCGGCATCCCGACCGACATCCACGCCAAGTCCGGCATGTCCGGCGTCGAGCTGGTGATGACGCGGCTGCACGCGGGCGGCAAGTTCGGCGGCTCCGGCTACAAGACCTCCGGCGGCCTGCACGGCGTGGGCGCGTCCGCGGTCAACGCGCTGTCGCTGCGCTTCGACGTGGTGGTGCGGCGGGACGGCAAGGTCCACGAGATCTCCTTCCGGCACGGCATCCCCGGCGAGTTCCACGGCCCGGGCCCGGACGCGTCGTTCACCGAGGGCGGCGGCCTGCGCGTCACCGGCAAGATGAAGCGCGGCGAGCCGACCGGCACCACCATCCGGTACTGGTACGACGCCCGCTACTTCGAGGCCGGCGCCGCGCTCGACGTCGAGGCGGTCCGGGCGAAGATGCGCAACACCGCGTTCCTGGTCCCCGGCGTGACGTACGTGCTGCGCGACGCGGGCGTGGACCCGATGTCCGGCGACGGCACCGAGACGTTCCACTTCCCGAACGGGCTGGCCGACATGGTCGACTTCCTGGCGCCGTCCAGTGAGAAGCCGGTCTGCGGCACGCTACTGATCAACGGCTCGGGGACGTACCGGGAGAACGCCGCGGACGAGAACGGCGTGATGCGCTCCAACGTCGAGCGGCACGCCGAGGTGGAGATCGCGTTCCGCTGGGGCACCGGCTACGAGCGGACCGTGGAGTGCTTCACCAACACGATCCGCAACGTGCACGGCGGCACCCACCGCAAGGGCTTCGAGCGCGCCGCGGTCCGCGCGCTGGTCGAGGCCGTGCGGAACACGCGCGGTCTGCTCAAGCCCAAGGAGGAGCCGCCGGTCCTGGACGACGTGCTGGAGGGCATGACCGCGGTCGTCCACGTGCGCGTGCCGGAGCCGCAGTTCACCTCGCAGACCAAGGACGAGCTGTCCACGGCCGGCATCACCCGGGTGGTGCAGCAGATCGTCGAGGCGCGGCTCAAGGACTGGGTGCAGGACAAGAAGACCAAGACCGAGGCGCGTACGGTCCTGCAGAAGATCGTCGACGCGGGCCGGGTGCGGCTGACCCAGAAGCAGCAGAAGGACGCGGCCCGGCGCAAGACCGCGCTGGAGGGCGCGTCGATGCCGGCCAAGCTGGTCGACTGCCGCTCCACCGGCGTCA
It encodes:
- a CDS encoding carbohydrate ABC transporter permease — protein: MSVKARRWLIWIGLAVAAVVFTYPFAWLVSASLKPRADVFDNALIPREWAPENYVTIWSAAPVLTWLTNSVVVALAAATTVTISSAIVAFGFAYFRFPGRNALFGLVVGTMMLPGAVTMIPTYLIWNELGLAATQVPLWAQNLFGSAFYIFLIRQFFLGVPRELFEAARVDGAGYWRLFWRIAVPLCRPALIVAFVFELRASWSDLLRPLIYLRDPALFTMPRGMKAILDQFGQAGESRWEVVLAGAVITTIPMIVAFLLCQRYFLEGVATQGRKG
- a CDS encoding DedA family protein — translated: MSRTPSVNRFEDMIELLESAVTSPWVYLALFALAVLDAFFPAVPSETMVITAGVFAISGEPNLALVIVVAAVGAFCGDHISYQIGRSTGLARRIPPTGRRRAAFDWASAALNKRGGLLLVVARYIPGGRTAATLTMGACGYPRARFALFDAIAAGSWAIYCGMIGFLGGAAFEENRLAGVAFALGTAITLTVLMELSRWLLARRRAKGTSVTVLTEPVAPVPTAALAPAAEK
- a CDS encoding DUF4153 domain-containing protein, which encodes MTSASPAAPRPQPFPPQPFPPRPYAGPPLHGPWPSSFPDRWPGPGTGAAPVAFVAVIAAAAIGAAVLNPARPGLGWLLTALAAAAALLVAGRARVRSTMPPARVTPRDTPTPRRTDRYLWAAVTVLLLGAGTIRAAGWLFALCVATAALTALLAIAGGHSVRALSYVAGIMPAAAVRAVPWLARGARGLRRRGPEGPRLALPILVTVILVIVFGALFASADAAFAELVSASLPAPDGTVMSRLLVLFPVLVLLIGAPAFLRTAPPATGDLDEPVRRPVRRTEWLVPLVALDLLFGAFVLVQAAVLFGGAGHVLATAGLTYAEYARSGFWQLLVVTGLTLLVLGVAVLTAPRASRADRTVVRVLLGVLAGLTLLIVASALSRMWLYADVYGLTRLRVLVFACELWLGAVFLMVLAAGVRLRARWLPRAVLGTAALALLALVAVNPDALIARHNLAQDRIDTYYLRRLSADAVPELAKAPAGLRGCLLSDLAERLADHPDGWQDLNLARERARAILDGPPDFTPCTHP
- a CDS encoding HAMP domain-containing sensor histidine kinase; the encoded protein is MSLLRGRPAHDLPWIVRFGSMLLDRVYRAGGWVRARPPVGPLMDAVEKVLGRLPRPLDPVRSIKAKLSLALGLAGGVGLLVLWYSLEWIPLNVAFIASAVALALLTLQIAAHGATVPLREMTDAARHMARGDYTRRVHTNSRDEVGELAAAFNVMAADLAAADRQRRELIANVSHELRTPITALRGVLENIVDGVAEPEPETMRTALAQTERLGTLVAELLDLSRLDAGIVPMKRTEIALGDFLADVVAEARVNSPSVPISFETEDGLTLDGDPGRLHQLFANLLDNAARHSPPGGTIRLRAARDGDDILFSVADQGSGIPVEERERVFERFTRGERATGGGTGLGLAIARWVVQLHHGGIAVVDPGPGDTMTGAHVQVRLPAGTA
- a CDS encoding response regulator transcription factor — translated: MTAQRTILVVEDERTIADAVAARLRAEGFQVHCAADGPGAVEAARRIRPDAVVLDLMLPGFDGLEVCRRLQAERPVPVLMLTARDDETDLLVGLAVGADDYLTKPFSMRELTARVHALLRRMTKAAAGEPPIVLGDLEINRAERRVTRGGVEAHLTPTEFDLLVHLAARPRAVLPRERLLADVWGWADASGTRTVDSHIKGLRRKLGADLIRTVHGVGYALEVGR
- a CDS encoding DUF2087 domain-containing protein — translated: MSDADDAAVRTFVRDGRLTAMPGKLSRRRAVLDHLARASFAPGRRYREPEINDILRAWCDGVPGVDHVAIRRYLIDLDILAREDGLYWRAYEA
- a CDS encoding DNA gyrase/topoisomerase IV subunit B, whose amino-acid sequence is MTAQPETLYGAADLTHLEGLDAVRKRPGMYIGSTDSRGVNHLFNEIVDNSTDEGVAGFATRVKVTLHEDGSVQVDDDGRGIPTDIHAKSGMSGVELVMTRLHAGGKFGGSGYKTSGGLHGVGASAVNALSLRFDVVVRRDGKVHEISFRHGIPGEFHGPGPDASFTEGGGLRVTGKMKRGEPTGTTIRYWYDARYFEAGAALDVEAVRAKMRNTAFLVPGVTYVLRDAGVDPMSGDGTETFHFPNGLADMVDFLAPSSEKPVCGTLLINGSGTYRENAADENGVMRSNVERHAEVEIAFRWGTGYERTVECFTNTIRNVHGGTHRKGFERAAVRALVEAVRNTRGLLKPKEEPPVLDDVLEGMTAVVHVRVPEPQFTSQTKDELSTAGITRVVQQIVEARLKDWVQDKKTKTEARTVLQKIVDAGRVRLTQKQQKDAARRKTALEGASMPAKLVDCRSTGVSRSELFIVEGDSALGTARMARSSEYQALLPIRGKILNVQKASLQQVLDNAECSAIVQVLGAGSGRTFDLGAMRYGRILIMADADVDGSHIRTLLITLFAKYMRPVIESGRLYAAMPPLHKITTKGRNSETIYTYTQPEMDSTVARLTKAGKQIVTPIPRFKGLGEMDADELWDTTMNPATRAVRRITLGDAEAAERTLELLMGEKVEPRKNWLIESSDRVDRDAIDA